The Porites lutea chromosome 7, jaPorLute2.1, whole genome shotgun sequence genome includes the window gaATGGCATCTGTCAGTCGTCTCCTCCTTAGGCCCCGTTTATATAGAGAAAATTTTCCCAGGTAAAAGGGTCACCCGCCTACCCGAGCTTTCTTAAGCGGGGcaacttttcatacatttacttacaAAACTTGGCTAACCATtaacatgagaaacaaaaagttggttAGGCTAGAAGGTGACCCACCTAGCTGGGTCACCCTTTTTATTGGTAGGGTCCCCCTTTACCCTCCCGGGTTAACTTTTCAccatataaacactttggctcgcccagccggGTCAACTCGGTCCAGGCGAGACAAAAGGGAGTTTATGCAACGACGATGACAACGGCAACGACACCGGCAAAAAAGAAACAGGTTTACTGAGATTGgaagaagaacaactttgcacatgcatcacacttttttgtaaatttcttagccgtcgttgcacgactataacgtgaaagtgcctaatttcacgttttgtcgaggacgagAACACGCGACAacagctttttcttttcctgaactttgaagcagtcctttagaattcaactccaaaaaaatttgccaacatttgacgaattaaacgagatggaataagcgcgataaagtttgaggcatcgcaaattcacttttaagtgacgttttcgtagccgtcgccgtcgccgtcgccgttgcttaagctccctaatcgGAGCATGCGCGAGCGCTGTTGGCTCAAAGGAATCAACTTGtttttttctcatgtaaatgttCGTTCGCTAATGTTGACTCTGCTTGGAGGGTGACCCTTCTACTCTGGACAGGTTTTCTCCAAATTTAAAAGGGCCCTCAAATTAACGGCTCACAAGGCTAAGCTcagtgtttttatttgttgCAGACATTGTCTTCTTTATCGCCTTGTATCAGCGGTGGATTTACCCAATTGATCCTAAACGCGTTAATGAATTTGGTACAACGGGTGAAATGGTCGACAACACTGCTGTAACAGCAGAACAAGAATCCAAGGAAAGTAAAGCCAATGAAAATGGTGCCGTGGCAACTAAGGCCGAAGTGGTATCGGataaaaagaatgattgataAGCTCAAGATATTGAGACTGTTGGAAACGTTGCTAAAATTGTATCGCTAAAGCTGTATGTAGAAGTATTATGAGTACcataaactgccgcttataaagCCTGGGCTCCTGCATCTTGGTAAGGGGTTTAAGGAAGGTTCTTAAATGGAATAGAATAAGTGCTTCGAAACAAGCTGTAGCAGTGCcaatcaaaatacgttttgcatttactAGTGTTTTATTATGCTTCAAAACGTCATCATAAATCGAATTCATACATTTGGGGAGGCTTTTACTCTCGGGGGGGGGCTCATTATCGaatgaattttttgtttacaggagGTTGGGCTAATAACTGGGTGGCTTTTAAAAGCAGGGGGTGCTTATATCCGGGGGACTTATTATcgaatgtatttttttgtttacaggaagTTGGGCTAATAACTGGGGGTCTTTTAAGTGGGGGCTCTTATATCCGAGTGGTTCattatcaaatatatattttgtttccagGAAGATAGGCTAATAACTGGGGGGCTTTATGTGGGTGaccttataagcggcagtttgcGGTTTCTTGTAATCAAgtgctttttaatttaaaatttgtcatcattgtcatcattagAAGTTGACGAGTTTGATTTTAACAACTCACATGGATTGTGTAACTTTGGTTTACGTTGCTTTCGTAATTATGAACAAAAGGGGAAAATCCGTATTAAAAGTACCAAAAATGATTCAGTTCACAATGATTAAATATTACTGTCTGCTATCGTTGCCAGAACTGAATGTTATTTATTTGTCATTCCATTTTTCTCATATTCGTTCAAAATCAGGGATAGATATTTTACTATCAAACTCACTTTTATTTTACATGTACTCAGGAAACCACAACGGGCCAAcataaaatgactgaaaaggaTAACCGTATTTTAACAAGGGATTAACTGAAAGTATTTAAAGAAAGAGCTTCCACAATTATACTTTATTGCTCGTAAGTGGATAAATCATTGGGCTCAAGAACATGTCTCAACCAACTCCTCTTTAGATCTTTGGAAATTCCAAGTGGGAGGAACAGAGGGCAGGAGGCAAATTCTCTACCGCAGATATTGCATAAATCAATACAATTCGCCACTTTACAAACTGGACGGAAATTGGGCCGAGGTAACTCCAGCAAAGACTTCTGGGGCTGTTACCAGAAtcagggaaaaaattggccaatagctgaccggcgcgtccccagtaGCGATCCCAGAAATAACTGCGGGAAACATTTCtgctccagttcccttctttTTAAAGTGGCAGTTTTCATTAAGGCAGGAAGGTCCTAACTAATGAATATTCTTCGGTGAAGGAGCCGGTACAGATTTTTATGGAACAACATGTTATGTAAATAGGCCGAAACTAGTTCTTTCCTTATTTTTCAAAGTGTTTCAAGTTTATAAATGGCTACAGCCAAGACAAATCCTAATAAAAATCTCCCATTAACTATAAATTGAAGAAATGGTTAAGGTAGTTATGCATGCAATTCATACaacaattaattattaaaagcctgaaaaatatCATTGCTTGAAGCTTGGcttcttttcagtttaatttaatttaattgccTGCATTTAAACTCGATGGTTATTTCTTTACGTCGTTTCATCTCCTTAGTTCATATATAATTTATTTCATGTTGACTTctaagaaaatttcaaacctcCGACACAGACAAACCATGGCCAGTTATCACTACAAAGTGTTTGAAATCCTGGAAAACAGTGATAACCCACACTATTgatgacaataatattattcttacACTCTTCGGACAAAATAGAGATTTAGACTCTCGTTTACGACAGACAACAAATGTAAATAACTGTTCAatgtgaccaagttttctccttacttgttgtttactgttctATATAACTACACGGAAATCAGTGGATTCATggcagttttatccataagaattgttctgagATGTGACATCAGTGCCCAGTGGTTCAAAAGATGGATTTgctatctactggataaatctctatccagtggataactcATTGGTTTTGCTAAAATGTATCTGCTGGGTAGTGATTTATTTGTTAGATCGCACCATCCAAagtttgaacaacccgggcctgctgtttttatttttgaaaatttctcactTATAATCTGACGTTTGCTCTAAACGTaactctaaaactctctaatataGTAGAAGTTCCTGCTAGATTTCCATAAACTTATTCTATTATAAGTATTTATAAATTAAGAAATATATAGTTGATGCTATGTACTTCTTTTACTCTATTTTACCTGTCTATAAGCAATGTTATTGCAAGTCTGTAGTTCGTATCATTTTTGAGCTAAGATAAGTTGAAGACAACTGCGTTTTGGAGGTTTTTTAAAGATTATATCTCAGTTTAACAAGTCTCAAATGTAAAAGATAGAACACCACTACTCTCTTCCTCATGCCACTAAATAAATAGGCCATAGTTTTGAGTTGCCCCAAGCCTGTGTCTCAaagtgaggctaagtgcaaagccagtgatatggaaatgatttttcactGTCAGAGAAATGAAACTCAttatcacaagaaaggttttgcaattAGGGTTTTTGGGCTTAATGTTAAGGTTATTTGGTAGTTTTCACCATAGCTAGTAGAGGaaactggttatgaaagccatcaaacatcaaaatttaaaacaacggtgctgtagtttatgttggaagctccctgaccgtgcacaatgctttgttttttgttcacaaattgtgactgaataaattaatgcgatgtttcttttggtcagtaagttcaaaataatTATAGGAATGCCATTGAACGTTGCGCACAGTCAGGTCCAAAAAACctaacaaaaacataacaaaagagtctgacgggtttcataaccattccacttttaCCTAGTAAGTCATTACCCTGTACATAAAAATGTAGTAGTAAATTAAAACTGTGTATAATTTACTTATCTCCTCCAGTCAAGACCTCTTAAGGTACCCAGTTTAAGTTCCTATTGTTGATATTTACAAAGTGGTTGATGCTATAATGCATGCTTTGACATCCATTTGACCTAAGCTACAGTATGAAATTGGATGGGACAACAAGTTATTTTGGAGGCCTCTTTTACTTTTGCCTGCATCTACAATGAaagattttcttctttcttccacCCCAGTACCAAAAGAAGCTCCTTAAATTCCATATAAGAtcgaattattttgaattttgcattttttattttacagaaaagacaATGACCATTTTATAAATAATACAGGGttagatccagaaattttttccggggggggtggggggggggggtctggtTCACCTGGTGAATGCTAGCTGTTGAAGCAATTTGACCACCATTATTTTAGTAACAAACTTTGACAAACCTTTCTTGCCATTGCATATCCTTCAAAAACAGGATAAGCTAAGTAGATGCTTGTTGTAATGATCATAATGCAGTACATGTAACAATCTTTTTGTAAAGGACACTGCTTTGCATTCATCTTTTGAGTTTTATAGCGACAATTTTTCAAGTTGAACAATTCTGCAATCAAATGACCCAGAGCGGTATTCTGTGGTTGGAAGGGTACGTCCAAAGAAGTTTCCATGTTAAGCTGAAGTTAGTTCAATAAATACAGATTAGGTCTGATAGGTCTGTTATAGGTCAGGGGGGCTCAAaccccctcccttccccttccTCATCAATCTGCCAACAATATTCCAGTACCTGTCACACCAATGTAATAGACTGatctgaaatgtttttaaaatcccACATGCTCCTCAGAGGCTTTATATGAAGAAACTCAGCTCTCCAATACAGTTATTCTGGACTCACTTTTATCACCCCAGCAGAAATCCTACCAGGTATAGCAGAGCCAATGACAGATCCTGACTACTGATGCTATCTTGTAGTATGGCCAAAGTAATTTGTGACCCGGCCTAAGTGCAGCAGGGTTTTGTAAAACAGTCATGTCCATTGTGCAATTCTGCAATAATCATTcttatgaaaaatataaaatcagCTAAGTCACAAGTTTATGCTTAAAAGTAAATGTTTCAAACAGTGTGGGATCAGCAACTGCAAAATATGATCAACCACCATGTTTTCTAAGATTAAAAGTTATTATTTTGCTCTTATTCCATGCTGATGTAGATATTTGTTCTATTATTTTCACAAGTGAAAATACTGTTTGTGCTGATGAATATGACCCTAATAAACTTTAGAAACACTTTATTTCAGGAGTCACAGATATTAATTAAAACCCTGAGGGCACTAATGAAAAGTCAGGACTGGCTGGAGCACCAGGTcagttttcacaaaaaaagtcACCACTGCAATGCACTAAACTATTCAGGAATACACTGATCTGAGTGAAAGTCCTGATTATTGATGGAATTCTCTTCTTGAGAGTCTAGCTATCCAGTTCTGACTAATAAATATGAGTGCCCTAGGAGTAATTCAGTCACTTGCATGCTCTTGACTGATAGATCGTGGGCCTGATTTCCCACTCATTTCCACTATAAATTCCCAGTGTTGTGTAGATATTTGGTTTGTAGCGCAAAATTTCAGTTATTCCAAGCTTCCTGAGACTTTGTTCAGCAGCCCACACTTCCTCCTTATTAGTGAAGTCTTCAGTGTACACACAGATGACATAGTAACTCTTTTGCTTACCACTGTCACTAAACATATTAGCGGCAGTGCCTGATGTTCCACTGACCACTGCTTTGGCAATAGCTGTCCAGGTTGCATCAATCTTAGATcttgaaaagaacaaaatttgccaaaacatTTTGGTAATTAATTGCATGTATTTAGCTATACTTCCAGCTGGGTTCTCTGTGGGTTTTACCACAGTTTTGTCTTTTGGTACCCCTTCATTTCTTGTGAATAATTGCTAAAGCATGCTCTCATGTTATGGTACAGCCTGAAAATGTGGACGCCACCCATCACTCCCCATCCCTGGCATTACAATTTGCCGACAAAAATATACCAGTGGTAAAAACATGTTGAAAACATAACGTATGAcagttgaaaattgaaaaattcatagcaacttcagaatacccAGCCACTTTGAAGCGATATCAATCAACTCCTCCAGTGGTCCTTCAGTCCTCGAGTGTTTAAGTAAAAAGTGTGGTTTCAGTTCACACTCCTGCAGTCTCGCTCGATCCATGTAGTCAATGAATCTGTTAAAATAAAGTAAGTAAAACGACTGCTCCCTCAGTCCTGTAATCAATGAATCTATTAAAATCAAGTAAGTACAGTTCCTGTAGCCCTGTAGTCAACAAATATATTACATATATTAGTTTAACTTATTCAAATTTCACATGAAGGCTGTAGGGAACAAAGAATCATGCACCCACATAGGATTGTGCATTACTATATTTGACGGCCCAAAGAACATTAAAGAATAATTATAATACATACACCATTTGACTTATCTTTGCGTTTGTtatgttaatattttttatgaatGTGGGAACCGCTTTTACAGATGTATATTAAATGGCCAGGTATTCTGCAGCTACGTTAACCAAAAATACATCAAATGcattaatgaaaaataaaagttaagatTTGCAATATATATGTTcatgaacaaaaaaattctatGCAGATTTGAATCAACAAAAAAAGGGTtgagatgaaagaaaaaaacatgacttgAAAACAAGAGATTGCTGACCAGTTGTCTTGTCAGTCGATGGCTTTGTTCCATTAAGACAAAGCTTCCACCCTTTACTACAGATAATTTCTTCTCCCTTGCTAGACTCATAGACGACTTAAAGAGGGAGCCTAGTTCAGTGTCATTGTCATCAGTTTCGGCTCCTCAATGAGTAAAGAACACTTTTGATTTTGTGCGCCAGACCTGCACATCAAGATAAAAATGCTGTCATAGACCTCAAATACCAGGAGAGGAAAACCCCAGCTAATAATTCTCTAAGCATTCCTCGAAGTAGAAAATATGACAAGAACCCTGAAGTGTGAAGAACGCAAATTCTTGGtcattttgttgaaatttgcaCTCTTAGGTGGTTATATAcactaaaattaataatactACCTCTGagtgcaaaactcaacaaaatgtcATTTAAACCAACCTGGAACAGCAAGGAAACATAGTTAAAGGTAATAAGGAGCTAATTGTTTTGcaatatttccattttttggcTCCACTGAATCTGATCCATTTATACAAGCTTTGGCTGTACCAACCCATAAGATAGGGGTGTCATATTTGGTGGAAAACAGAGGAAGAGGAAATTCCAGTTGAAAATTAACCAGGAAAACCATCTATGAACAATGCCATGTAATGGTAAAGGAATATCCATTTGGAACTATTGCACATTAATGTTGACTCCTTTTCAGGGGAATATAGTCTACTCTCCAGCTCCAAACCTCTTTTGTTGATCCTGTCGAATGCAAAGAGCATTGACACCTTTGAGGTGAATTATCTGTAATCCCAAGGATGTGCTCTTACAGGTATtgactgggctgcctgtgcgactcaatttttctttttttgtggaCTCATTTCccattgatttttttatcaCAACATTTGCCTCATATCATTTCGTTCATGAACTTATATTTCTCATTGCATTCGatgtatttttcaattttttgacttacCGTACGTATTATTTTACCACCGATCTCTCCAccgtaccctgggtaccagaggttttttctcgcgtttGAAGACGAGCTTAGTCGGCCGTAGGCCGacaagcctctggcacccagggtatctCCACCGTGGCACTAGGTGCTAATCGCTGATGCGTAAAATCGTGGAAATCAGTCTGATTCCGCGCTTTTAATAAACTTAAATTAAACTAAATCAATTAAACCAAACCAAAACAGAGTGCTTATGATATAAAAATCACTCATGATAAAGAAGACGGCTAAGAAGGATTTTGTGAAGCTGAATATATAATATATCAAATTCTACAAGGGCACCAAACGACAGTTTCCTCGTTAACCTGTTTCAGAGGTGTTCCGTCATCCTGGGGGAACTCGAGTcgtttcgaaattacaagggcttcagttttattatcccgaaaattttaaatacaatgaaacgtatacgaaagtgagaatttttctgattctcctcttcatcacatttttgaatccgaaaactTTAGGTTGCCTGAAAAATAGCGTAACATAGGAAGTGACACTGTGGAAAAAATAATCTTAAGAAAATCGTATTGCATTTATTAGATAAAATTCGAAAATTTTacgtgaatggaacggtcatctagaaatttttagccgtcctcaagaaaattctaggcaatatctGCTTCTCCGAACCGATATTTTACACGAAGCAGTCGTTGATCGTGAGGTTGATTCTATATTTCTCAaagtaaacttaagcttaaatatTAACTGTTGTCTTTCTTACCTTGGACAATATATTACCCACTTTCCAGACATGTAAGCATATTTCTTTGCAAGTCTCTGAACGTAATAGTGGCTAATTCCCCCCGGCTTTTTTATCCTTTGTTCCCACTCTTGCAGAAGCGTTGTCTTTTGGGGTTCGGCTATGGCGTGTGGGTATTGGAACTCTCTTGGACGCTGTTTTGGATCTCCTGCAAAGACTCCCATGTTAACGAAATCAATTTTAGTAGGCTGGTTTTTGTCAAGAAAGTCATCAATGGTAACGTCCCCGTCGTAAACTATCCAGTCCTCCATATCTGTGCCACGACAGACAGCTGTCGCCACGACAAAATACGTCTTCGCAGTCTAAGCATCCTCGAAGACCCACAGGTTACCCAACCTGACACGAGTGAGAGTCGTTGTTGCAACTGAGTCTAAGTCATTTATGGTTTTAATAAACTATGGTTTAAGATATTCCCGAGGAACGATACATGGtgaagaaaattaaagtttaaaaaatttgaaaaaagaaatctaAATTATTTGGTCACGTGATCGACCACGCCCTCCACTGTTCAAAAATTGTAACCAACGATTCCCACATTCCCACCACTCCACAGGCTTTCCCAAGGCTAAGTTTATGGGGATTGGGGAACTCGCGAGCACGCGAGAAGCGCGAGCGAGGGATGATCGGAACGGGAGCGTAGAGCGCGAGCGGGGAGTCATTCCCTTCGTCCCCGCTTTTCTCAATAATTAACTCAAATATCCCCTAGTGATCGcgagcgactggggacgaggAAGCCACTTGCCAAACGAGTAGCTCGAGGCTCGAGTAGCTCCAGTTTCTCTGGGTCAAAACATTGTCCCTACAAAGTGTTTCCAGTCTTCCTCTAACCAAAATTATCGACAGGAGAAAGACGTTTATTGACCTCGCCTCATTCccttttttttcgaaaacactATTAGTAGCCACTTTTTGGACCTACTAAAGGAAAACGGTTTGCCCTGTATCTGGTGGGAACTTCGACTCAAAGAATTTCTCGATAAAACAGGGCGCGGCTGGTACGtgatctacatctacatctatTTAGTCACTCTTCAACGTTTTACTCATCAAGAAGAGTTAACAAAtaaaagtgtaaataaaaaattcagACTAAAAAATAACTACATCTATTGATGCAGTTACAGACAATTTTTAGAATGAAATTGGAGAATTTCTTGGTTATGATTGACCTTAAATTTTCAGTCATGAGATATCTTGAAAATGCTTTACATTACACTACCCCCCTTTTAAAATCTGTAACGCTCGCTTTTCAAGTCCCGTGGAAGATCCCGCGGGTAGCGTTCTAGATGCCATGCGATTTCACGCCTTgggtagcctgttcacagaccctccattttctcttaaaagtcCGCCGAGCGCGCTCGCCGAttatcgaaaagaaaaataaagaaacttctCTGTGCAGGCTACGGTTTGGGCGCCATCTTGGACTGGCTGGCTGCCACAACTGGCTTTGATCTCATgtgttc containing:
- the LOC140944065 gene encoding UPF0696 protein C11orf68 homolog; the protein is MEDWIVYDGDVTIDDFLDKNQPTKIDFVNMGVFAGDPKQRPREFQYPHAIAEPQKTTLLQEWEQRIKKPGGISHYYVQRLAKKYAYMSGKWVIYCPRSKIDATWTAIAKAVVSGTSGTAANMFSDSGKQKSYYVICVYTEDFTNKEEVWAAEQSLRKLGITEILRYKPNIYTTLGIYSGNEWEIRPTIYQSRACK